A single Drosophila miranda strain MSH22 chromosome XR, D.miranda_PacBio2.1, whole genome shotgun sequence DNA region contains:
- the LOC108150764 gene encoding borealin-like yields the protein MPRRRAVSRRKPMTKTADQTEMVCLAQTKSEAALEETDELEKCAKNQVDTNTKREGTEPPDSRARSSSSDRERCGSPQGSQPPHPLEQSLDQDNPYDVPAVMFERWPRADELVLSDAGSPLAFKKNWDDCADVYIYCQSGVITVRPYKMNPVPSKHIMMQLDEKALKQVKILHAHLGVLIDMASKVGEM from the exons ATGCCTCGCCGCCGAGCTGTTTCACGTCGTAAGCCGATGACCAAGACAGCTGACCAAACGGAGATGGTATGTCTGGCTCAAACCAAGTCCGAAGCTGCTCTGGAGGAGACCGATGAGCTTGAGAAGTGCGCCAAGAATCAAGTGGACACTAACACCAAGCGGGAGG GTACCGAGCCCCCAGACAGCCGAGCTCGCAGCAGCTCCTCTGATCGCGAACGTTGCGGCAGTCCCCAGGGCTCCCAGCCGCCGCACCCCCTCGAACAATCGTTGGACCAGGATAACCCCTATGATGTGCCAGCCGTAATGTTCGAACGTTGGCCGCGCGCCGATGAGTTGGTGCTCTCCGACGCCGGCAGCCCGCTGGCTTTCAAGAAAAACTGGGATGACTGTGCTGATGTGTACATTTACTGCCAGAGTGGCGTGATCACCGTGAGGCCCTACAAAATGAACCCAGTGCCCAGTAAGCACATTATGATGCAACTGGACGAGAAGGCACTCAAGCAAGTGAAGATCTTGCATGCCCATCTGGGAGTGCTTATTGACATGGCCTCCAAAGTGGGCGAGATGTAG
- the LOC108153592 gene encoding JNK-interacting protein 1 isoform X2, producing MADSEFEEFHRPIFEPHTIATFGAGAAANKKNNSHAFYSLIPNDDMEDSTSSKSDGDGSDQEDGIGGMGMAEREREPKLRQVEDDELGDGLKVTLSSDGSLDTNDSFNSHRHHPLNHQDAIGGIMGMAPNALSSAPVTIGASTDLLTPNAAATRRRRKLPEIPKNQKCGTNYGSLADEFRTGGGGIIGGPLAAPRTGQQRSFLSLKCGYLMDEDSSPDSERLQSLGDVDSGHSTAHSPNDFKSMSPQITSPVSQSPFPPPFGGVPFGQLEMLEATHRGLHKFVPRHHDEIELEIGDAIYVQKEAEDLWCEGVNLRTGRQGIFPSAYAVDLDYNEFDPTVQLVKKERYLLGYLGSVETLAHKGTGVVCQAVRKIVGEYGASPTGQTCILEVSDQGLRMVDRSGPNNKKEKKPCIDYFYSLKNVSFCAFHPRDHRFIGFITKHPTVQRFACHVFKGSESTRPVAEAVGRAFQRFYQKFIETAYPIEDIYIE from the exons ATGGCGGACAGTGAGTTCGAGGAGTTCCATAGGCCGATATTTGAGCCACATACGATTGCCACATTTGGAGCAGGTGCAGCGGCCAACAAGAAGAATAATTCCCATGCATTTTACTC TTTAATTCCCAACGATGATATGGAGGACTCCACCTCCTCGAAGAGCGATGGCGATGGCTCGGACCAGGAGGATGGCATTgggggcatgggcatggcGGAACGTGAACGTGAGCCCAAGCTGCGCCAAGTGGAGGACGACGAACTGGGGGATGGTCTCAAAGTCACACTCTCATCGGACGGTTCTCTCGACACAAACGACTCGTTCAACTCACATCGGCATCACCCATTGAACCATCAGGATGCCATTGGCGGCATCATGGGAATGGCCCCCAATGCTCTCTCGTCGGCCCCCGTGACCATTGGCGCCAGCACGGATCTGTTGACTCCGAATGCGGCAGCCACACGGCGACGTCGCAAGTTGCCCGAGATACCAAAAAACCAGAAAT GTGGCACTAACTACGGATCGCTGGCCGATGAGTTTCGAACTGGAGGCGGCGGAATCATTGGAGGTCCCTTGGCTGCACCGCGCACCGGACAACAACGCTCATTCCTGTCGCTGAAGTGCGGCTATCTAATGGATGAAGACTCCAGCCCCGATTCGGAGCGGCTGCAGAGCCTGGGGGATGTGGACAGTGGCCATAGTACAGCGCACTCGCCGAATGACTTCAAGAGCATGTCGCCACAGATCACATCGCCCGTCTCCCAGTCACCATTTCCTCCGCCATTCGGTGGCGTGCCCTTCGGGCAGTTGGAGATGCTGGAGGCCACACACCGCGGACTGCACAAGTTTGTGCCACGACACCATGACGAGATCGAGCTGGAGATCGGCGATGCCATCTATGTGCAGAAGGAGGCCGAGGACTTGTGGTGCGAAGGCGTGAACTTGCGCACAGGAAGGCAGGGCATCTTCCCGTCGGCCTATGCCGTCGACTTGGACTACAACGAGTTCGATCCGACGGTGCAGCTGGTGAAGAAGGAGCGTTATCTGCTTGGATACCTCGGATCCGTAGAGACACTGGCGCACAAGGGCACCGGCGTGGTCTGTCAAGCGGTACGCAAAATCGTGGGCGAATACGGTGCCTCCCCCACCGGACAGACCTGTATTCTGGAGGTCTCCGATCAGGGACTACGCATGGTGGATCGTTCGGGCCCCAAT aacaaaaaggaaaagaaGCCCTGCATCGACTATTTCTACTCGCTGAAGAACGTCTCGTTCTGTGCATTTCACCCTCGCGATCATCGCTTCATTGGCTTCATTACGAAGCATCCCACAGTGCAGCGCTTTGCCTGCCACGTCTTCAAGGGCTCAGAGTCCACCAGGCCAGTGGCCGAGGCAGTTGG ACGGGCCTTTCAGCGTTTCTATCAGAAATTCATTGAAACTGCTTATCCCATCGAGGACATCTACATCGAGTAG
- the LOC108151826 gene encoding uncharacterized protein LOC108151826 isoform X2 produces MAKTRIKMTPLRKSKAIPTTTNTTDTNTTGGGGGVGAVGATKPIVDNNTTIQLVNIPIRDPQKPQQAKKSVTTITPVPQRSHSICSSASSDVQSINSDYEVALPLASLVESSHNGNCFLENGTTSPKNAIDRPENGQPKKRKLYLITEKSDEKNGHDSETNGQPKKRKMFVVVEQEKESVPKKLMIVSDKPQDNLTQHLEKLLPQILNRIQDKEQKQAKPPPLAVTVKEKPVVHRPHITLPPKKNPTNFVKMEPDSVQATVSVVAPLPPPIQCVKIIKSEKEEKAEKEGEATKMISETNINLSPDFRFLMKILPKLEQLPEPHKQDVKRSIQIFVEKSYSIYGKKNQI; encoded by the exons ATGGCCAAGACGCGCATCAAGATGACGCCGCTGCGCAAATCCAAGGCCataccaacaacaacaaacacaaCAGATACAAATACtacaggaggaggaggtggagtaGGAGCAGTAGGAGCTACAAAGCCCATTGTGGATAACAACACCACCATACAACTGGTTAAT ATCCCCATAAGAGATCCACAGAAACCGCAACAGGCCAAGAAATCGGTGACTACCATCACCCCCGTGCCTCAGCGCTCTCACTCCATCTGCTCCTCGGCCTCCAGCGATGTGCAGTCCATCAACTCCGACTACGAGgtggcactgccactggccTCCCTGGTGGAGTCATCACATAATGGAAATTGTTTCCTGGAGAATGGAACTACTAGCCCGAAAAATGCCATTGATCGCCCGGAGAATGGCCAGCCGAAGAAGCGGAAGCTCTACTTGATCACTGAGAAGTCGGACGAGAAGAACGGCCATGATTCAGAGACGAATGGCCAGCCCAAGAAGCGAAAGATGTTCGTCGTCGTGGAGCAGGAGAAAGAGTCCGTGCCCAAGAAGCTGATGATTGTCAGCGACAAGCCACAGGACAATCTCACCCAGCATTTGGAGAAGCTGCTGCCCCAGATACTCAACCGTATTCAGGACAAGGAGCAGAAGCAGGCGAAGCCGCCTCCTCTGGCAGTGACAGTGAAGGAGAAGCCGGTGGTCCACAGGCCCCACATTACATTGCCGCCCAAGAAGAATCCCACGAACTTTGTCAAAATGGAACCGGACTCGGTTCAAGCCACAGTCTCCGTTGTAGCTCCACTGCCGCCACCTATTCAATGTGTCAAGATCATAAAGTCCGAGAAGGAAGAAAAGGCAGAAAAGGAGGGGGAGGCCACAAAGATGATTTCCGAGACCAACATTAATCTCTCGCCCGACTTTCGCTTCCTCATGAAGATCTTGCCGAAGTTGGAGCAGTTGCCCGAGCCGCACAAGCAGGACGTGAAGCGGTCTATTCAGATCTTCGTGGAGAAGAGCTACAGTATCTATGGCAAGAAGAATCAGATATaa
- the LOC108153592 gene encoding JNK-interacting protein 1 isoform X1: MADSEFEEFHRPIFEPHTIATFGAGAAANKKNNSHAFYSLIPNDDMEDSTSSKSDGDGSDQEDGIGGMGMAEREREPKLRQVEDDELGDGLKVTLSSDGSLDTNDSFNSHRHHPLNHQDAIGGIMGMAPNALSSAPVTIGASTDLLTPNAAATRRRRKLPEIPKNQKSSILHLLGGTNYGSLADEFRTGGGGIIGGPLAAPRTGQQRSFLSLKCGYLMDEDSSPDSERLQSLGDVDSGHSTAHSPNDFKSMSPQITSPVSQSPFPPPFGGVPFGQLEMLEATHRGLHKFVPRHHDEIELEIGDAIYVQKEAEDLWCEGVNLRTGRQGIFPSAYAVDLDYNEFDPTVQLVKKERYLLGYLGSVETLAHKGTGVVCQAVRKIVGEYGASPTGQTCILEVSDQGLRMVDRSGPNNKKEKKPCIDYFYSLKNVSFCAFHPRDHRFIGFITKHPTVQRFACHVFKGSESTRPVAEAVGRAFQRFYQKFIETAYPIEDIYIE; the protein is encoded by the exons ATGGCGGACAGTGAGTTCGAGGAGTTCCATAGGCCGATATTTGAGCCACATACGATTGCCACATTTGGAGCAGGTGCAGCGGCCAACAAGAAGAATAATTCCCATGCATTTTACTC TTTAATTCCCAACGATGATATGGAGGACTCCACCTCCTCGAAGAGCGATGGCGATGGCTCGGACCAGGAGGATGGCATTgggggcatgggcatggcGGAACGTGAACGTGAGCCCAAGCTGCGCCAAGTGGAGGACGACGAACTGGGGGATGGTCTCAAAGTCACACTCTCATCGGACGGTTCTCTCGACACAAACGACTCGTTCAACTCACATCGGCATCACCCATTGAACCATCAGGATGCCATTGGCGGCATCATGGGAATGGCCCCCAATGCTCTCTCGTCGGCCCCCGTGACCATTGGCGCCAGCACGGATCTGTTGACTCCGAATGCGGCAGCCACACGGCGACGTCGCAAGTTGCCCGAGATACCAAAAAACCAGAAAT CTTCCATTCTGCATCTTTTAGGTGGCACTAACTACGGATCGCTGGCCGATGAGTTTCGAACTGGAGGCGGCGGAATCATTGGAGGTCCCTTGGCTGCACCGCGCACCGGACAACAACGCTCATTCCTGTCGCTGAAGTGCGGCTATCTAATGGATGAAGACTCCAGCCCCGATTCGGAGCGGCTGCAGAGCCTGGGGGATGTGGACAGTGGCCATAGTACAGCGCACTCGCCGAATGACTTCAAGAGCATGTCGCCACAGATCACATCGCCCGTCTCCCAGTCACCATTTCCTCCGCCATTCGGTGGCGTGCCCTTCGGGCAGTTGGAGATGCTGGAGGCCACACACCGCGGACTGCACAAGTTTGTGCCACGACACCATGACGAGATCGAGCTGGAGATCGGCGATGCCATCTATGTGCAGAAGGAGGCCGAGGACTTGTGGTGCGAAGGCGTGAACTTGCGCACAGGAAGGCAGGGCATCTTCCCGTCGGCCTATGCCGTCGACTTGGACTACAACGAGTTCGATCCGACGGTGCAGCTGGTGAAGAAGGAGCGTTATCTGCTTGGATACCTCGGATCCGTAGAGACACTGGCGCACAAGGGCACCGGCGTGGTCTGTCAAGCGGTACGCAAAATCGTGGGCGAATACGGTGCCTCCCCCACCGGACAGACCTGTATTCTGGAGGTCTCCGATCAGGGACTACGCATGGTGGATCGTTCGGGCCCCAAT aacaaaaaggaaaagaaGCCCTGCATCGACTATTTCTACTCGCTGAAGAACGTCTCGTTCTGTGCATTTCACCCTCGCGATCATCGCTTCATTGGCTTCATTACGAAGCATCCCACAGTGCAGCGCTTTGCCTGCCACGTCTTCAAGGGCTCAGAGTCCACCAGGCCAGTGGCCGAGGCAGTTGG ACGGGCCTTTCAGCGTTTCTATCAGAAATTCATTGAAACTGCTTATCCCATCGAGGACATCTACATCGAGTAG
- the LOC108151826 gene encoding uncharacterized protein LOC108151826 isoform X1: MTSNLQISQARSLHPSAQTWLAAPSRICLMGCQDVKQSELRRFPVNDAQRCNHWLRHFGVSDQRVEKLGGLQKLRICSRHFQNMAKTRIKMTPLRKSKAIPTTTNTTDTNTTGGGGGVGAVGATKPIVDNNTTIQLVNIPIRDPQKPQQAKKSVTTITPVPQRSHSICSSASSDVQSINSDYEVALPLASLVESSHNGNCFLENGTTSPKNAIDRPENGQPKKRKLYLITEKSDEKNGHDSETNGQPKKRKMFVVVEQEKESVPKKLMIVSDKPQDNLTQHLEKLLPQILNRIQDKEQKQAKPPPLAVTVKEKPVVHRPHITLPPKKNPTNFVKMEPDSVQATVSVVAPLPPPIQCVKIIKSEKEEKAEKEGEATKMISETNINLSPDFRFLMKILPKLEQLPEPHKQDVKRSIQIFVEKSYSIYGKKNQI; encoded by the exons ATGACGAGCAATCTGCAGATAAGCCAGGCAAGGTCCCTGCATCCCAGTGCCCAGACTTGGTTGGCGGCACCTTCGAGGATTTGTCTGATGGGCTGCCAGGACGTGAAGCAATCGGAGCTGCGTCGCTTTCCAGTCAACGATGCCCAACG CTGCAACCATTGGCTTCGGCATTTCGGTGTGAGCGATCAACGTGTGGAGAAGCTTGGCGGTCTGCAAAAGCTTCGCATCTGCTCCAGGCATTTTCAGAATATGGCCAAGACGCGCATCAAGATGACGCCGCTGCGCAAATCCAAGGCCataccaacaacaacaaacacaaCAGATACAAATACtacaggaggaggaggtggagtaGGAGCAGTAGGAGCTACAAAGCCCATTGTGGATAACAACACCACCATACAACTGGTTAAT ATCCCCATAAGAGATCCACAGAAACCGCAACAGGCCAAGAAATCGGTGACTACCATCACCCCCGTGCCTCAGCGCTCTCACTCCATCTGCTCCTCGGCCTCCAGCGATGTGCAGTCCATCAACTCCGACTACGAGgtggcactgccactggccTCCCTGGTGGAGTCATCACATAATGGAAATTGTTTCCTGGAGAATGGAACTACTAGCCCGAAAAATGCCATTGATCGCCCGGAGAATGGCCAGCCGAAGAAGCGGAAGCTCTACTTGATCACTGAGAAGTCGGACGAGAAGAACGGCCATGATTCAGAGACGAATGGCCAGCCCAAGAAGCGAAAGATGTTCGTCGTCGTGGAGCAGGAGAAAGAGTCCGTGCCCAAGAAGCTGATGATTGTCAGCGACAAGCCACAGGACAATCTCACCCAGCATTTGGAGAAGCTGCTGCCCCAGATACTCAACCGTATTCAGGACAAGGAGCAGAAGCAGGCGAAGCCGCCTCCTCTGGCAGTGACAGTGAAGGAGAAGCCGGTGGTCCACAGGCCCCACATTACATTGCCGCCCAAGAAGAATCCCACGAACTTTGTCAAAATGGAACCGGACTCGGTTCAAGCCACAGTCTCCGTTGTAGCTCCACTGCCGCCACCTATTCAATGTGTCAAGATCATAAAGTCCGAGAAGGAAGAAAAGGCAGAAAAGGAGGGGGAGGCCACAAAGATGATTTCCGAGACCAACATTAATCTCTCGCCCGACTTTCGCTTCCTCATGAAGATCTTGCCGAAGTTGGAGCAGTTGCCCGAGCCGCACAAGCAGGACGTGAAGCGGTCTATTCAGATCTTCGTGGAGAAGAGCTACAGTATCTATGGCAAGAAGAATCAGATATaa
- the LOC108153552 gene encoding tryptophan 5-hydroxylase 1 yields the protein MSASGKSLLGLWLYRSGEQEWAVKQGSPLHQIKKEASVAAASKSHASLSRHASAPGDNFLCFSPPHKQDRSAVEPPPRLAIGGPVDTSRQHSPGERISIIFTLRNQVGNLARALQVFQELGINVLHLELSPLEMGTNQADVLVDVECDPRRLDQVVKMLNREVASVSYTSVNATSQMSRAPSLSACSSFDFGDMVWFPRKISDLDKAQNVLMYGSDLDADHPGFKDPVYRKRREQFSAIANNFKHGSPIPRVQYTPEEVKTWGTVFLELHRLYVLHAVPEYMENWPDLVKYCGYRADNVPQLQDVSVYLKRKTGFQLRPVAGYLSPRDFLSGLAFRIFHCTQYIRHSSDPFYTPEPDCCHELLGHMPLLANSSFAQFSQEIGLASLGASDADIEKLATLYFFTVEFGLCKQADSSFKVYGAGLLSSVAELQHAITAGPKIKKFDPEFTCKEECIITSYQNAYYYTDSFEEAKEQMRAFADSIQRPFGVRYNPYTMSVEVLSNAQKITAVVSELKGDLSIVCSALRKISATDDNLDVECIANMLHNSLNVRGAASGSKASSPDNSDNSTAEEN from the exons ATGAGTGCCTCAGGGAAGAGTCTCCTCGGTCTGTGGCTCTACAGGAGCGGCGAACAGGAGTGGGCCGTCAAGCAGGGCAGTCCCCTGCATCAAATCAAAAAGGAGGCCTCTGTGGCCGCCGCATCCAAGTCGCATGCAAGTCTCTCGCGGCACGCGTCGGCCCCAGGCGACAATTTTCTATGTTTTTCGCCTCCTCACAAGCAGGATCGAAGCGCGGTGGAGCCTCCGCCCAGATTGGCCATCGGCGGGCCGGTGGACACCTCACGGCAGCACTCACCTGGCGAGCGTATTTCCATAATTTTCACGCTCCGTAATCAGGTGGGAAATCTCGCGCGGGCCCTGCAGGTCTTCCAGGAGCTGGGCATCAACGTGCTGCACCTGGAGCTGTCGCCCCTGGAGATGGGCACCAATCAGGCGGACGTCCTGGTGGATGTCGAGTGCGATCCCCGTCGCCTGGATCAGGTGGTGAAGATGCTCAATCGGGAGGTGGCCTCCGTTAGCTATACGTCCGTGAATGCCACGAGTCAAATGTCCAGGGCCCCATCGCTCTCCGCTTGCTCCAGTTTCG ATTTCGGTGACATGGTCTGGTTCCCCCGGAAGATATCCGACCTGGACAAGGCCCAGAATGTCCTGATGTATGGCTCCGACCTGGATGCCGACCATCCGGGCTTCAAGGATCCCGTGTACCGCAAGCGGCGCGAACAGTTCTCGGCCATAGCCAACAATTTCAAGCA CGGCAGTCCCATTCCACGCGTGCAGTACACACCCGAAGAAGTGAAAACTTG GGGCACTGTTTTCCTCGAGCTGCACCGCCTCTACGTGTTGCACGCCGTGCCGGAGTACATGGAGAACTGGCCGGACCTGGTCAAGTACTGCGGCTATCGGGCGGACAATGTGCCACAGCTGCAGGACGTGAGCGTGTACCTGAAACGGAAGACGGGCTTCCAGCTGCGTCCTGTGGCCGGGTACCTTTCGCCGCGGGACTTCCTCTCGGGCCTGGCGTTCCGCATCTTCCACTGCACGCAGTACATCAGGCACTCTTCGGATCCGTTCTACACTCCCGAACC GGACTGCTGCCACGAGCTGTTGGGGCACATGCCGCTGCTGGCAAACTCCAGTTTTGCTCAGTTCTCGCAGGAGATTGGCCTGGCGTCCTTGGGGGCCAGCGATGCGGACATTGAGAAGTTGGCAACG CTCTATTTCTTCACTGTGGAATTCGGGCTTTGCAAGCAGGCGGACAGCAGCTTCAAGGTGTATGGGGCAGGTCTGCTGAGCTCTGTGGCAGAGCTGCAGCATGCCATCACCGCCGGACCAAAGATCAAGAAGTTCGATCCGGAGTTCACCTGCAAGGAGGAGTGCATTATCACCTCCTACCAGAATGCCTATTACTATACAGACTCCTTTGAAGAGGCCAAGGAGCAAATGCG GGCCTTCGCCGACAGCATTCAGCGTCCGTTCGGTGTGCGCTACAATCCGTACACCATGAGCGTGGAGGTGCTCTCCAATGCCCAGAAGATCACGGCGGTGGTGAGTGAGCTCAAGGGCGACCTGAGCATCGTCTGCTCAGCCCTGAGGAAGATATCGGCCACCGATGACAATCTGGATGTGGAATGTATAGCCAATATGCTGCACAACAGCCTGAATGTACGCGGAGCAGCCTCCGGAAGCAAAGCCAGCAGTCCCGACAACTCGGACAACTCCACGGCGGAGGAGAACTAG
- the LOC108153553 gene encoding uncharacterized protein LOC108153553: protein MFSHTVRVFKMMYIVAGILISNAEICDTVDRIQIAPRVDLKPEFEQRALTFGAKSGSRSGSRSRSRSHSRSNSGSSSGEESGERKRRRRVSVSGLAGGVVRGVTSQVSKRVGHRFGWLYDVRLILQQWRSLALSFNLWTIPNFIVECVTSYMSKKLLINSDCDMIYK from the exons ATGTTTTCACACACAGTGAG GGTCTTCAAGATGATGTACATTGTGGCGGGGATCCTCATCAGTAATGCGGAAATCTGTGACACAGTCGATCGCATTCAAATCGCGCCACGCGTCGATCTCAAGCCGGAGTTTGAGCAGCGCGCCCTGACCTTTGGCGCGAAATCTGGTTCAAGATCgggctctcgctctcgctcgcgaTCGCACTCTCGCTCGAACTCGGGATCGAGCTCCGGAGAGGAATCGGGCGAGAGGAAGCGCCGCCGCCGTGTGAGCGTCAGCGGACTGGCCGGCGGTGTGGTGCGTGGCGTGACGTCCCAGGTGTCGAAGCGCGTTGGCCATCGCTTCGGTTGGCTGTACGACGTGCGGCTGATACTGCAGCAGTGGCGCTCGCTGGCGCTCAGCTTCAACCTCTGGACGATCCCCAACTTTATTGTCGAGTGTGTGACCAGCTACATGAGCAAAAAGCTGCTCATCAACAGCGACTGTGATATGATCTACAAGTAG